In Massilistercora timonensis, the following are encoded in one genomic region:
- a CDS encoding Fic family protein, translated as MIKVTLTNEILRRIAEIDENRFFLGTLKLPSVTKNRLRKNSKKKSSYASNKIEGNPLTEQQANEAIDSDPHKHFLKSEQEIRNYFLALNLLEEKLKKKERFSKEMLLEIQAIVEKGASKEKIGLRGPMPPGVLFAVYDSETGRPEYIPPEYTDIPALLDELVEYVNTTDDHPLIIAAVVHYQLVTIHPFEDGKVTLRYQQNVA; from the coding sequence TTGATAAAAGTAACTCTTACAAATGAGATATTAAGACGAATAGCAGAAATCGATGAAAATCGGTTTTTTCTCGGTACGCTTAAACTTCCTTCTGTTACAAAAAACAGGCTCAGAAAGAATTCCAAGAAAAAAAGTTCCTATGCTTCTAATAAGATAGAGGGAAATCCACTGACAGAGCAGCAGGCCAATGAAGCAATTGACAGCGATCCCCACAAGCATTTTCTGAAGTCGGAACAGGAAATCCGCAATTATTTTCTGGCGTTAAATCTACTAGAGGAAAAGCTGAAAAAGAAAGAACGCTTTTCAAAGGAGATGCTCCTGGAAATACAGGCAATTGTAGAAAAAGGCGCGTCAAAAGAGAAAATCGGGCTCAGAGGGCCCATGCCGCCGGGCGTACTATTTGCTGTGTATGATTCAGAAACAGGAAGGCCGGAATACATTCCCCCGGAGTATACAGATATTCCGGCTTTGTTAGATGAACTTGTAGAATATGTGAATACGACGGATGATCATCCCCTGATCATTGCGGCTGTTGTTCACTACCAGCTTGTTACGATCCATCCTTTTGAAGATGGAAAGGTAACATTGAGATACCAGCAAAATGTGGCATAA
- a CDS encoding DUF5720 family protein yields the protein MELNEMEKKLLFQVESDYQTKILNELYMTVRYSNNSEQREAAEGLMAKLRVLSNAECMDLVKDIQKNYRLPYPARTIGEKIAEARQQSGAEKLKGHDIMALERFDPEVRHMIVFDVLSYDSPVGDKGDKMRLFLTDTGYQKFLESQERGEVKLKNHAKVSGGHLHYDHRDHVL from the coding sequence ATGGAATTAAACGAAATGGAAAAAAAGCTGCTCTTTCAGGTGGAGAGCGATTATCAGACAAAGATCCTGAATGAACTTTATATGACCGTGAGGTATTCAAATAATTCCGAGCAGCGGGAGGCGGCAGAAGGTCTTATGGCAAAACTTCGTGTTCTGTCAAATGCAGAGTGCATGGACTTGGTAAAAGATATTCAGAAGAATTACCGTCTGCCCTATCCAGCCCGGACGATTGGAGAAAAGATCGCCGAGGCCAGACAGCAATCAGGTGCAGAAAAATTGAAGGGGCATGACATCATGGCGCTTGAACGCTTTGACCCGGAGGTAAGGCACATGATCGTTTTTGATGTATTGTCTTACGATTCCCCTGTTGGCGACAAAGGCGATAAGATGCGCTTGTTCCTTACAGATACCGGCTATCAGAAATTTTTAGAGAGTCAGGAACGGGGCGAAGTGAAACTGAAAAACCATGCGAAGGTCTCTGGCGGCCATCTCCATTATGACCACAGGGATCATGTCTTGTAA
- a CDS encoding DUF6017 domain-containing protein — MAVFRVEKTKDFTIMSNHHLRNTELSLKAKGLLSLMLSLPEDWDYTTKGLAHICKDGVDSITTALKELERHGYLTRQRLRYDNGQLGDIEYTIHEQPVSTENTGLSPKRENPRQVKPEQAKPKQAEPEQENPAQLNTNPLKTKKSKKDKSITYPSIYPAEPEAASRTDGMDRIELIEAYREIIKENIEYDLLVLRYGRERLDEALELMLEVILSKRPYIRIAGDDFPREIVKSRFLKINSGHLEYVFDCIDKNTTKVGNIKAYLLAALYNAPATMDSYYRAEVNHDLYGC, encoded by the coding sequence ATGGCAGTATTCCGTGTAGAGAAAACAAAGGACTTTACGATAATGAGCAATCACCATCTGCGCAATACGGAGTTGTCCTTAAAGGCAAAGGGGCTTTTATCACTTATGTTGTCGCTGCCGGAAGATTGGGATTATACCACAAAGGGACTCGCCCATATCTGCAAGGATGGTGTGGATTCTATCACTACTGCCCTGAAGGAACTGGAGCGGCATGGTTATCTCACCAGACAGCGCCTCCGCTATGATAACGGGCAGTTGGGAGACATTGAATATACGATCCATGAGCAGCCTGTAAGTACCGAAAACACAGGGCTTTCACCTAAACGGGAAAATCCAAGACAGGTAAAACCTGAACAGGCAAAACCTAAACAGGCGGAACCTGAACAGGAAAATCCGGCACAATTAAATACTAATCCATTAAAAACAAAAAAATCAAAAAAAGATAAATCAATAACTTATCCATCAATCTATCCAGCAGAGCCGGAAGCGGCAAGCCGCACGGATGGGATGGATCGGATAGAGCTGATAGAAGCCTATCGTGAAATCATCAAAGAAAATATCGAATATGACTTACTGGTCTTACGGTATGGCAGGGAACGTCTGGACGAAGCCCTTGAACTTATGCTTGAAGTGATTTTGTCGAAACGCCCTTACATTCGCATTGCCGGAGATGATTTTCCGAGGGAGATCGTCAAGAGTCGGTTCCTGAAGATCAATTCCGGCCACTTAGAGTATGTCTTTGACTGTATCGACAAGAACACGACGAAGGTCGGAAACATCAAAGCCTACCTGTTGGCGGCACTGTATAATGCCCCGGCTACAATGGATAGCTATTACCGTGCCGAGGTCAATCACGACCTGTACGGCTGTTAG
- a CDS encoding DUF3991 domain-containing protein has protein sequence MFTYLQFHEPGVLKRDGPNFRHKEHDSLVYVTGKRYWYWNSRGRSINALDYLIQIRGYGFVDAVHALVGGEIRHTPAYRSTAEIQVSKEPEKKAFSLPWARRCATAAVSYLQKRGISSEVIRQCLQAGIFYEARYHGEPVCVFVGKDDSGKAKFACMRSIGGNLKKDVYGSDKGYNFCYPPQSPGSRHVAVFESPIDALSHATLQELEGWKWNGYRLSLGGTSHVALTSFLERHPEIRRVTLYMDHDLAGFVNARKIKTMLHEDKRFRHIRVSVNPPRMGKDYNEKLLQVREQPKTSQHQRRLKEAAVSI, from the coding sequence TTGTTTACTTACCTGCAGTTCCATGAACCCGGTGTGCTGAAACGGGATGGACCTAATTTCCGGCATAAGGAACATGACAGTCTGGTATATGTGACCGGGAAAAGGTACTGGTACTGGAACAGCCGTGGACGGAGTATCAATGCGCTGGACTACCTGATCCAGATTCGGGGATATGGTTTTGTGGATGCGGTTCATGCTTTGGTAGGTGGCGAAATCCGACATACACCGGCTTACCGAAGTACGGCAGAAATACAGGTATCAAAAGAACCGGAAAAGAAAGCATTCTCTCTCCCCTGGGCCAGACGTTGCGCGACTGCTGCGGTCTCCTATTTGCAGAAACGGGGGATCAGCTCAGAAGTCATTCGCCAGTGTTTACAAGCCGGGATTTTTTACGAAGCCCGGTATCATGGAGAACCGGTTTGTGTGTTCGTAGGGAAAGATGATTCCGGGAAAGCGAAGTTCGCCTGTATGCGCAGTATCGGCGGCAATCTCAAAAAGGATGTCTATGGCAGCGACAAAGGATATAACTTTTGTTATCCCCCGCAAAGTCCGGGCAGCCGGCATGTGGCAGTCTTTGAATCCCCTATTGATGCGCTTTCCCATGCAACGCTTCAAGAGCTGGAGGGATGGAAATGGAATGGTTACCGCTTGTCTTTGGGAGGTACTTCCCATGTGGCGCTGACTTCTTTCCTGGAACGCCACCCGGAGATCCGGCGTGTTACCCTTTATATGGACCACGACCTTGCCGGATTTGTCAATGCCCGGAAAATCAAGACCATGCTCCACGAGGATAAACGTTTCCGTCATATCCGGGTAAGTGTCAACCCTCCCCGGATGGGAAAAGATTACAATGAGAAATTGCTGCAGGTTCGGGAACAACCGAAAACCAGCCAGCACCAACGCCGCCTAAAAGAGGCGGCTGTTTCAATTTAG
- a CDS encoding COG2 family protein, with amino-acid sequence MAETDSQPIAENEQVKELLALLKDNNTPGYEEFAKLIDHVTGMEQRLSEATEELKAVRQEMQGLQNHSLKDALQKSCKAMETNVSVMRHRLSELKGQIINGCRNILADFRERGAVALNGITQFLHVRPALESIQNAAEKVCRPATGLLPELTLSVQNTTKWGGISKIWAVPFKENLQRQTQEKMGRLPECSKVLSKWKAPLYPPLTVMRSGHLIPLPGWNKLRKGALLFWKQCGNRKQKRNRQKNSRHLPMIRKAGNCQVHMKGGI; translated from the coding sequence ATGGCGGAGACAGATAGCCAGCCGATTGCGGAAAATGAGCAGGTCAAAGAGCTGCTTGCTCTCCTAAAAGACAACAATACACCGGGATATGAAGAATTTGCCAAGCTGATCGATCATGTGACCGGGATGGAGCAGCGTCTTTCGGAGGCAACCGAGGAACTAAAGGCAGTACGTCAGGAAATGCAGGGGTTACAGAACCATTCCCTGAAAGATGCTCTCCAAAAGAGCTGTAAAGCTATGGAGACAAATGTTTCCGTTATGCGTCACCGTCTTTCCGAACTCAAAGGCCAGATCATAAACGGGTGCAGGAATATCCTTGCCGATTTCAGGGAACGCGGTGCTGTCGCTTTGAATGGGATCACACAGTTTTTACATGTCAGACCGGCGTTGGAATCCATTCAAAATGCAGCAGAAAAAGTATGCAGGCCAGCAACAGGGCTGTTGCCAGAATTGACGCTTTCAGTACAGAATACCACGAAATGGGGCGGCATCTCAAAAATATGGGCCGTACCCTTCAAGGAAAACCTGCAGAGGCAGACGCAAGAGAAAATGGGAAGATTGCCAGAGTGTTCAAAGGTGCTTTCAAAGTGGAAGGCGCCCTTATATCCTCCATTAACCGTAATGCGGAGTGGGCACTTAATACCCTTGCCCGGTTGGAACAAACTGCGGAAAGGCGCCCTTCTGTTTTGGAAGCAATGCGGGAACAGGAAGCAAAAACGGAACCGGCAAAAAAACAGTCGGCACCTTCCCATGATAAGGAAAGCCGGTAATTGTCAGGTTCACATGAAAGGAGGAATTTGA
- a CDS encoding LPD1 domain-containing protein has product MNEREAEKFVKKDNVWKKPDYAAMLEEGIPLGVVYFIKKARDGLNASPQYYRTDDTPEKRTARQKEYIKTVRELQTVLSDVRTVEDAAKAYDRFFVDNGYLEKVQGWGSGIHYRATKKGQDNPVITNKLSNTMLIRSAEYFERNFTQKAKKEQFCVSKEQKIPKGYAIHFNDGKHTYSKNEDWKPGTYYVTKGYSILRTNFETKEAALKWVQELAKGRNKNGKIRFVPPQLAHVKRTGPDYRNGVEITGQHYLDTFGFRGGEFGNWMNQNDRQASLNMGFEALKDLASALKISDKDIAYQGTLAIAFGARGSGNAAAHYEPLRTVINLTKMHGAGSLAHEWWHGLDDYLGTKMGAKGMLSEQPRLYAPFQKLIDTIKYKPETPEQAAKRTEAQTERTRKNAASWLDSSVLASLKRYGNEEQMETYAVLREAFLSGEPGSVEQISAFKKNVTGRVIPKSERERLEIFERMLSGMQAQEAPQIGRTETDFYRNSVRMGKECEKDGGYWDSNVEMTARAFACYIKDKLPYTSDYLAGHADCALTLVSGKDGEMEVLKAFPVGEERRAINAVFDEIIQDLKREQLLTPADVTLPLSVSELREAADGQLSMFGVGRPSVMDQLAANRPADKKSPAQTISRKNHEPEI; this is encoded by the coding sequence ATGAATGAGCGCGAAGCAGAAAAATTTGTGAAAAAGGATAATGTCTGGAAAAAGCCGGACTATGCAGCCATGCTGGAGGAAGGGATTCCTCTTGGCGTGGTCTATTTTATCAAAAAAGCGAGGGACGGCTTAAACGCTTCCCCTCAGTATTACCGCACGGATGACACCCCGGAAAAACGGACCGCGAGACAAAAGGAATATATAAAAACAGTCCGGGAATTGCAGACAGTGCTTTCAGATGTCCGTACTGTGGAGGATGCTGCGAAAGCCTATGACCGCTTTTTCGTTGACAATGGATATTTAGAAAAGGTACAGGGCTGGGGAAGCGGAATCCATTACCGGGCAACGAAAAAGGGACAGGACAATCCCGTGATCACAAACAAATTGTCCAATACCATGCTGATCCGCTCGGCTGAATATTTTGAGCGCAACTTTACTCAGAAAGCAAAAAAGGAACAGTTTTGTGTTTCCAAAGAGCAGAAAATACCGAAAGGTTATGCGATCCACTTCAACGACGGGAAACATACCTATTCTAAAAATGAGGACTGGAAACCCGGTACCTACTATGTGACAAAAGGCTATTCGATCCTGCGGACCAATTTTGAGACCAAAGAAGCTGCCCTGAAATGGGTGCAGGAACTTGCCAAAGGCAGGAACAAAAACGGAAAGATCCGGTTTGTCCCTCCCCAGCTCGCCCATGTCAAACGTACCGGGCCGGATTACCGGAATGGTGTGGAGATCACCGGACAGCATTATCTTGATACATTTGGGTTCCGCGGCGGCGAGTTTGGAAACTGGATGAACCAGAACGACCGTCAGGCCTCCCTTAACATGGGATTTGAAGCACTAAAGGATCTGGCGTCAGCCCTTAAGATCAGCGATAAAGATATTGCTTATCAGGGAACGCTTGCGATTGCTTTTGGTGCAAGAGGCAGCGGCAATGCTGCGGCTCATTATGAACCTTTGCGTACAGTCATCAATCTTACGAAAATGCACGGGGCCGGTTCGCTGGCACATGAATGGTGGCATGGACTTGACGATTATCTTGGTACAAAGATGGGCGCAAAAGGGATGCTGTCAGAACAGCCCCGCCTCTATGCGCCGTTCCAAAAACTCATTGACACCATAAAGTATAAACCGGAAACACCGGAACAGGCAGCAAAGCGCACGGAAGCACAAACAGAACGCACCCGGAAAAATGCGGCAAGCTGGCTGGATTCCTCGGTTCTTGCCTCCCTGAAACGGTATGGTAATGAGGAACAGATGGAAACCTACGCAGTCTTGCGGGAAGCATTTTTGTCCGGCGAACCCGGCTCTGTGGAACAGATCAGCGCATTTAAGAAGAATGTTACCGGCCGGGTAATTCCCAAAAGTGAACGGGAACGGCTGGAAATTTTTGAGCGTATGCTTTCCGGGATGCAGGCGCAGGAAGCTCCGCAGATTGGACGGACGGAAACTGATTTTTACCGTAATTCGGTACGCATGGGAAAAGAATGTGAAAAAGACGGCGGTTACTGGGACAGCAATGTGGAAATGACAGCCAGAGCTTTTGCCTGTTATATCAAGGACAAACTGCCCTACACATCGGATTATCTGGCAGGCCATGCCGACTGTGCCCTTACCCTGGTTTCCGGTAAAGACGGAGAAATGGAGGTATTGAAAGCCTTCCCTGTGGGGGAAGAACGCCGTGCGATCAACGCTGTTTTTGACGAGATCATTCAGGATTTGAAACGGGAACAGCTATTGACCCCTGCTGATGTAACGCTTCCCCTCTCTGTTTCTGAACTTCGTGAGGCAGCGGACGGTCAGCTATCCATGTTCGGCGTCGGCCGTCCTTCCGTGATGGATCAGCTTGCGGCAAACAGACCGGCAGATAAAAAATCACCGGCACAGACGATTTCCAGAAAAAACCATGAGCCGGAAATATAG
- a CDS encoding DUF3846 domain-containing protein, producing MKVLMVEPGKSPYAAEIESGLKSLQAAVGGDIQAVYPYEDPVALICNEEGKLMGLPLNRALFDDDGHIYDIVSGNFLIVGLGEEDFTDLSPDLMEKYGEQFKYPEKFARIAGEIIAVKQPATNEHREKPMMHHSGPDL from the coding sequence ATGAAAGTGTTAATGGTAGAGCCGGGCAAGTCCCCTTATGCTGCGGAGATCGAAAGTGGTCTGAAATCCTTGCAGGCGGCAGTGGGCGGAGATATTCAGGCGGTCTATCCGTATGAGGACCCGGTGGCTCTGATCTGTAATGAAGAAGGCAAGCTGATGGGGCTGCCTCTGAACCGGGCTCTCTTTGACGATGACGGCCACATCTATGATATTGTGTCCGGGAATTTTCTGATCGTTGGTCTTGGCGAGGAAGATTTTACAGATCTTTCCCCGGACTTGATGGAGAAATACGGGGAGCAGTTCAAGTACCCTGAAAAATTTGCAAGGATTGCCGGCGAGATCATTGCAGTCAAGCAGCCTGCAACCAATGAACACCGGGAAAAACCGATGATGCACCATTCCGGCCCGGATTTGTAG
- a CDS encoding PcfB family protein, producing MLLQEDLEQRTVSVSIQAAKLSGRVLRAAIAAVLQKMEQERTMPKVGRNSMKRLTYKDPGANTIEVSGRIRSFERYARKHQVRYHIEKELGTDPPKWTVYFKANQADALTAAFKEYTKKDLTRSSRPSLLTQLHKFKELAQSLGRDRVKNKEHGGPER from the coding sequence ATGCTCTTGCAGGAAGATCTCGAACAACGAACGGTTTCTGTTTCTATACAGGCAGCAAAACTGTCAGGGCGGGTACTGCGTGCGGCTATTGCTGCGGTACTCCAAAAGATGGAACAGGAACGCACAATGCCAAAAGTCGGGCGCAACAGCATGAAGCGGCTGACTTATAAAGACCCCGGAGCCAATACCATTGAAGTTTCAGGGCGAATCCGCTCTTTTGAACGATATGCCAGGAAACATCAGGTACGCTACCATATAGAAAAGGAACTTGGGACTGATCCCCCAAAATGGACGGTATATTTCAAGGCAAACCAGGCGGATGCGCTGACGGCAGCTTTTAAGGAATATACAAAGAAAGACCTTACACGTAGCAGCAGACCGTCGCTGCTTACACAGCTTCATAAGTTCAAAGAACTGGCGCAGTCGCTTGGCCGTGACCGTGTAAAGAACAAAGAACACGGAGGACCGGAACGATGA
- a CDS encoding type IV secretory system conjugative DNA transfer family protein produces MKIDAETLKKQVILHLPYVLFLLVFAKLGEAVRLAPGADASQKLLGLSEGFALAFQSMWPGAAMDWLIGLCGAAIMRLAVYLRGKDAKKYRKNVEYGSARWGNKADIAPFMDPRPENNIILTQSEGLMLNGRPKNPANARNKNVLVVGGSGSGKTRFFIKPNLMQMHSSYVVTDPKGTVLVECGKMLQRGTPKLDKDGKPVRSEKGKIIYEPYKIRVFNTINFQKSMHFNPFAYIHSEKDILKIVTTLIANTKGEGKAGDDFWVKAETLLYTALIGYIYYEAPANEQNFATLVEMLNAMEVREDDESFKNAVDLLFDALEQKDPDHFALRQYKKYKLAAGKTAKSILISCASRLAPFDIKEVREITMYDELDLDMLGDERTALFLIMSDTDGTFAFLISLIYSILFNRLCERADDVYGGRLPIHVRCLIDEAANIGQIPNLERLMATIRSREISACLVLQAQSQLKALYKDNMDTIIGNCDASLFLGGKEETTLKSWNSLLGKETIDLYNTSVTKGNQESHGQNFQKLGKDLMSVDELAVMDGGKCLLQIRGVRPFLSRKYDITKHPNYKLLSDFNEKNAFNIEKFLSTRMPMRPGERYRNYEVTAEDLASQTL; encoded by the coding sequence ATGAAGATCGATGCAGAAACATTGAAAAAACAGGTCATTCTCCATCTGCCTTATGTTCTGTTCCTTCTGGTATTTGCCAAGCTGGGCGAGGCGGTGCGTCTGGCTCCCGGAGCAGACGCTTCCCAAAAGCTGTTAGGACTGTCCGAAGGCTTTGCCCTTGCGTTTCAGAGTATGTGGCCGGGGGCGGCAATGGACTGGCTGATCGGTTTATGCGGTGCAGCCATTATGCGGCTGGCAGTCTATCTTAGAGGGAAAGACGCTAAGAAATACCGCAAAAATGTGGAATACGGTTCAGCCCGTTGGGGAAATAAAGCCGATATTGCCCCGTTTATGGACCCAAGGCCGGAAAACAATATCATTCTTACCCAAAGTGAAGGACTGATGTTAAACGGAAGGCCCAAAAATCCGGCCAATGCAAGAAATAAAAATGTACTGGTAGTCGGAGGATCAGGTTCGGGAAAAACGCGCTTTTTCATCAAGCCAAACCTGATGCAAATGCACAGTTCCTACGTCGTCACCGATCCGAAAGGTACAGTTCTTGTGGAATGCGGAAAGATGTTGCAGCGAGGCACACCAAAGCTGGACAAGGACGGAAAGCCTGTGCGTAGTGAAAAAGGAAAGATCATCTATGAGCCCTATAAAATACGGGTATTCAATACGATCAATTTTCAGAAAAGTATGCACTTTAACCCCTTTGCCTACATTCACTCCGAGAAAGATATTTTGAAGATCGTCACTACCCTGATCGCCAATACCAAAGGCGAAGGAAAAGCCGGAGACGATTTCTGGGTCAAGGCAGAAACCCTGCTCTATACGGCACTGATCGGATATATCTATTATGAGGCTCCGGCAAACGAACAGAATTTTGCCACACTGGTAGAAATGCTGAACGCAATGGAAGTCCGTGAGGATGATGAGTCGTTCAAAAATGCCGTTGACCTTCTCTTTGACGCGCTGGAACAGAAAGACCCGGATCATTTTGCCCTGCGTCAATATAAGAAATATAAGCTCGCTGCCGGAAAAACAGCGAAGTCGATCCTTATTTCCTGTGCTTCCAGACTGGCTCCTTTTGACATTAAAGAAGTCAGGGAAATTACCATGTATGACGAACTGGATCTGGATATGCTGGGAGATGAACGGACTGCTCTTTTCCTTATTATGAGTGATACGGACGGAACCTTTGCATTTTTGATCAGTCTGATCTATTCCATTTTGTTTAACCGCTTGTGCGAGCGGGCGGATGATGTGTATGGGGGCAGGCTTCCCATCCATGTGCGCTGCCTGATCGACGAGGCGGCAAATATCGGGCAGATCCCGAATCTGGAGCGTCTTATGGCGACCATCCGAAGCCGTGAGATCTCTGCCTGCCTGGTGCTGCAGGCGCAAAGCCAGCTCAAAGCCCTGTATAAAGACAACATGGACACCATCATCGGTAACTGTGACGCCTCTCTTTTCTTAGGAGGCAAAGAAGAAACCACCTTAAAAAGCTGGAACTCCCTATTGGGGAAAGAGACCATCGACCTGTATAACACCAGTGTCACAAAGGGCAATCAGGAATCCCACGGACAAAATTTTCAAAAGTTGGGAAAGGATCTGATGTCGGTGGATGAACTGGCGGTCATGGACGGGGGTAAATGTCTGCTACAGATCAGGGGTGTGCGGCCGTTCCTCTCCCGAAAATATGATATAACCAAACACCCAAATTACAAACTGCTTTCCGATTTTAATGAGAAGAACGCTTTTAATATCGAAAAGTTTCTTTCTACCCGGATGCCGATGCGTCCCGGTGAACGATACCGCAATTATGAAGTCACAGCCGAAGATCTGGCTTCCCAGACTTTATAG